A genome region from Blautia coccoides includes the following:
- a CDS encoding DUF3796 domain-containing protein yields MKKNWKGILLIGVVLAEVLAVGFDMVFNEGRIVQPVDLDTYVFRGTDLPLIAATAALVCYVLFLMIRSLVINFRNGGTAEKGVTRKLSPKFGWLGFFGFFGFLGIPSYIIQGQVWPFFFFVFFGFFGFFYEAKMSCTLMDERFKEEQSRAQLVSYKTGFGLLWAVAWFVGLTGGRMGIDHVALIFSVASSLIIGLVLFLNSYLLYKYDTEEAE; encoded by the coding sequence ATGAAGAAAAATTGGAAAGGGATTTTATTGATTGGGGTTGTTTTGGCAGAGGTTTTGGCTGTGGGGTTTGATATGGTTTTTAATGAGGGCAGGATCGTACAGCCGGTGGATTTGGATACGTATGTGTTTAGGGGGACGGATCTGCCTTTGATCGCGGCAACAGCAGCACTTGTCTGTTATGTTTTGTTTCTGATGATCCGAAGCCTGGTGATAAATTTCAGGAATGGAGGGACAGCGGAAAAAGGGGTGACCAGGAAATTAAGCCCTAAATTCGGATGGTTGGGGTTTTTTGGATTTTTTGGGTTTCTTGGTATTCCGTCTTATATTATACAGGGGCAGGTTTGGCCGTTTTTCTTCTTTGTGTTTTTTGGATTTTTTGGGTTTTTCTACGAGGCAAAGATGAGCTGTACTTTGATGGACGAAAGATTTAAGGAGGAACAGTCCAGGGCACAATTGGTTTCTTATAAAACAGGATTTGGACTTCTTTGGGCAGTCGCATGGTTTGTGGGATTAACAGGGGGACGTATGGGTATTGATCATGTGGCTCTTATTTTCTCTGTTGCATCCTCTCTGATCATTGGCTTGGTCCTCTTTCTGAACAGCTATCTTTTGTATAAATATGATACGGAGGAAGCAGAGTGA
- a CDS encoding response regulator transcription factor: protein MNYKILIAEDEQDIAELLRLYLENEGYRVFWAGNGVEALKIIEREDISLAVLDIMMPRMDGYELTRRIREISNIPILILSARDKSNDKILGLNLGADDYMAKPFDPLEIVARVNSNLRRFYQLNAEKPKQGESYILKVGDLSLDTQTLVLKKKGEEVLLTPMEYKILALLMKKPGMIYTKVQIYESTSGEYFESDDNTIMVHISNLRDKIEDNPKNPRYIKTIRGVGYKIEDR from the coding sequence ATGAATTACAAAATTTTGATCGCCGAGGATGAACAGGACATTGCGGAGCTTTTAAGACTCTATCTTGAAAATGAGGGCTACCGTGTCTTTTGGGCGGGCAATGGAGTGGAGGCGCTGAAGATAATAGAGCGGGAAGATATCAGTCTGGCGGTTCTTGACATTATGATGCCCAGAATGGACGGATATGAACTTACCCGGCGCATTCGGGAGATCAGCAATATACCGATCCTGATCCTCTCCGCAAGGGATAAGAGCAATGATAAGATCCTGGGACTGAATCTGGGGGCAGACGATTACATGGCAAAGCCTTTTGACCCTCTGGAGATCGTGGCGAGAGTGAATTCCAATCTCAGGCGCTTTTATCAGCTAAATGCTGAGAAGCCGAAACAGGGGGAATCCTATATCCTGAAAGTGGGAGATCTGAGTCTGGATACCCAGACGCTTGTGCTGAAGAAAAAGGGCGAGGAGGTTCTTCTGACGCCTATGGAGTACAAAATTCTGGCACTTCTCATGAAAAAGCCGGGTATGATCTATACCAAGGTACAGATTTATGAGAGTACCAGCGGAGAATATTTTGAGAGCGATGACAACACGATCATGGTTCATATTTCTAATCTCAGGGATAAAATAGAAGACAACCCCAAAAATCCACGCTACATAAAAACCATAAGGGGAGTGGGCTATAAGATTGAAGACAGATAA
- a CDS encoding helix-turn-helix transcriptional regulator — translation MKNNIKQLRKQAGFRQEDMANQLGVTRQTIIAIENDKYNPTLELAMKIARLLNKNVEDIFFLD, via the coding sequence ATGAAAAACAACATCAAACAACTCAGAAAACAAGCCGGTTTCCGCCAGGAAGACATGGCCAATCAACTGGGCGTCACCCGCCAGACCATCATAGCCATAGAAAACGACAAATACAACCCCACCCTGGAACTGGCCATGAAAATAGCCCGCCTTCTAAACAAAAATGTAGAGGATATCTTCTTTCTGGACTAA
- the rpsR gene encoding 30S ribosomal protein S18 codes for MAYEKGNRPDSPMKRRGGRRRKKVCVFCGKENNEISYKDANKLKRYVSERGKILPRRITGNCAKHQRALTVEIKRARHLAIMPYVQD; via the coding sequence ATGGCTTACGAAAAAGGTAACAGACCGGATTCTCCGATGAAGAGAAGAGGCGGACGCAGAAGAAAAAAAGTTTGCGTATTCTGTGGAAAAGAAAATAACGAAATCAGCTACAAAGATGCAAATAAATTAAAAAGATATGTCTCTGAGAGAGGAAAAATCCTTCCGAGAAGAATCACAGGAAACTGTGCGAAACATCAGAGAGCTTTGACTGTAGAGATCAAAAGAGCAAGACATCTGGCAATCATGCCTTATGTTCAGGACTAA
- a CDS encoding choloylglycine hydrolase: MCTSFAVYHQENAIYGMNFDTDDVDLRLKVTSYNDKNLFYFSALLDNRYRDIAGFNSEGLFVCTQAVEYGPGFKSSCDENDWFAFELFDEALRKTGKSSEFFELPDKKVISYPRNPLFPDLGLHTMIADKSGDAFILEEGNDRNIISPIHNDFIIMTNFPNGNFEDVNYNKVHGIGADRYICAYEYISDHIDSFGINEAFEILSKTSQENTLSSIVYEPLKNEIYISLKKDLSKRWKISMIDKTIQSLDGFLISNKIQLTNDEIFVNDLLSLYK, from the coding sequence ATGTGTACAAGTTTTGCAGTATATCATCAGGAAAATGCTATTTATGGTATGAATTTCGATACTGATGATGTTGACTTAAGATTGAAAGTCACAAGCTATAATGATAAGAATTTATTTTATTTTTCAGCTTTATTAGATAACAGATACAGGGATATCGCTGGTTTTAATAGCGAGGGACTTTTTGTCTGTACTCAGGCAGTGGAATATGGTCCAGGTTTTAAATCAAGTTGTGACGAAAATGATTGGTTTGCTTTTGAACTTTTTGATGAGGCTTTAAGGAAAACAGGAAAATCCTCTGAATTTTTTGAACTTCCTGATAAAAAAGTGATCTCGTATCCTAGAAATCCATTATTTCCGGATTTGGGGCTGCATACTATGATTGCCGATAAAAGCGGCGATGCATTTATTCTGGAAGAAGGAAATGACAGAAATATAATAAGTCCTATCCATAATGACTTTATAATCATGACTAATTTTCCAAATGGAAATTTTGAGGATGTAAATTATAATAAAGTACATGGTATAGGTGCTGACAGGTATATTTGTGCTTATGAATATATTTCTGATCATATTGACAGCTTTGGAATAAATGAAGCCTTTGAAATTTTAAGCAAAACCAGTCAGGAAAACACTCTAAGTTCCATAGTATATGAGCCATTAAAAAATGAAATTTACATTAGTTTAAAAAAAGATTTAAGCAAAAGATGGAAAATTTCTATGATTGACAAAACGATCCAATCCTTGGATGGATTTTTAATCAGTAATAAAATTCAACTTACAAATGATGAAATATTTGTAAATGATCTTCTTAGCTTATATAAGTGA
- a CDS encoding DHH family phosphoesterase — translation MNGKIKIKGQLKLYMQWPVILAVLLILMDICVFRINRRAGAAASGFLAVYLLIVIFLYHHSRAIIMNELISFATQYGQVQRSLLKEFIVPYALLDSKGKLMWMNDAFSALCEKPRKYRKSITTLFPEITVDTLPKEDASEVVFQFGEKDYRASMRRISIQKLLEDSGLVEAEDENFLTALYLFDETEINRYIRRTEDEKLVTGLLYLDNYDEALNSVEEVRRSLLVALIERKLNKYFSEVDCLVKKLEKDKFILVMRQRSLEELKKKRFNILEDVKTVNIGNDMAVTISIGIGINAPSYAQNYEYSRIAIDLALGRGGDQVVIKDKESMTYFGGKSQQMGKNTRVKARVKAHALKEFMVAKDKVVVMGHKISDVDSIGAGIGIYRAAKSLNKKAHIVVNNPTMSVRPIIENFINNPDYDEHMFVDSAEAKDIVDNNTVVVVVDTNKPSYTECEELLSKTKTIVVLDHHRQGAEVISNAVLSYIEPFASSACEMVAEILQYFSDDIRIYNIEADALYSGIIIDTNNFTAKTGVRTFEAAAFLRRCGADVTRVRKMFRDDVGSYRAKAEAIRHVETYRNYFAIAVCPSQGVDSPTIVASQAANELLNISSVRASFVLTDYNHTIYISARAIDEVNVQLIMERMGGGGHINMAGAQLKDEEMEIAVIKLKETIDQMVKEGDIEI, via the coding sequence ATGAATGGGAAAATTAAGATTAAAGGTCAGTTGAAGCTGTACATGCAGTGGCCGGTGATTCTGGCAGTCCTTCTGATTCTCATGGATATTTGTGTGTTCCGTATCAACAGGCGTGCTGGTGCTGCTGCCAGCGGATTTTTGGCTGTTTATTTGCTGATAGTTATTTTCTTATACCATCACAGCCGTGCCATCATCATGAATGAGCTGATTTCTTTTGCTACCCAGTACGGGCAGGTGCAGAGAAGCCTGCTGAAGGAATTTATCGTTCCTTATGCACTGCTGGACAGCAAAGGAAAGCTGATGTGGATGAATGATGCATTTTCCGCCTTGTGTGAAAAGCCGCGGAAATATAGAAAATCAATAACCACCCTGTTTCCTGAGATCACAGTGGATACACTGCCTAAGGAGGACGCGTCTGAGGTGGTATTCCAGTTTGGCGAGAAGGATTATCGTGCATCTATGCGCAGGATTTCCATCCAGAAATTACTGGAGGATTCAGGTCTGGTGGAGGCGGAGGACGAGAATTTCCTCACAGCACTGTATCTCTTTGATGAGACAGAGATCAACCGTTACATTCGCAGGACAGAGGACGAGAAGCTGGTTACCGGACTTTTGTATCTGGACAATTATGACGAGGCACTCAACAGTGTGGAAGAAGTGCGCCGTTCCCTTTTGGTTGCTCTCATAGAGAGAAAGCTGAACAAGTATTTCAGTGAAGTAGACTGTCTTGTAAAGAAGCTGGAAAAGGATAAGTTTATCCTTGTTATGCGCCAACGCTCTCTGGAGGAGCTGAAGAAAAAGCGCTTTAATATTCTGGAAGACGTTAAGACCGTCAACATTGGAAATGACATGGCAGTGACCATCAGTATCGGTATCGGTATCAATGCGCCCAGTTATGCCCAGAATTATGAATATTCCAGGATCGCGATCGACCTTGCTCTTGGCCGCGGTGGTGACCAGGTGGTGATCAAGGACAAAGAGAGCATGACATATTTTGGCGGGAAGTCCCAGCAGATGGGCAAGAATACCCGCGTAAAGGCACGTGTAAAGGCACATGCACTGAAAGAATTTATGGTTGCCAAGGATAAAGTGGTGGTCATGGGACACAAGATTTCAGATGTGGATTCCATCGGTGCCGGAATCGGTATCTACAGGGCAGCAAAATCCTTGAATAAAAAGGCGCATATTGTTGTAAATAATCCCACTATGTCTGTACGTCCGATCATTGAGAATTTTATCAACAATCCGGATTATGATGAACACATGTTTGTGGACAGCGCAGAGGCAAAGGATATTGTGGACAACAATACCGTTGTGGTTGTAGTGGATACCAACAAGCCCAGCTATACAGAATGTGAGGAGCTTCTTTCAAAGACAAAGACGATCGTGGTGCTGGATCATCACCGTCAGGGCGCGGAGGTGATCTCCAATGCGGTTCTTTCTTATATAGAACCCTTTGCGTCTTCAGCCTGTGAGATGGTTGCGGAGATACTGCAGTATTTCTCTGATGATATCAGGATATATAACATAGAGGCGGATGCTCTTTATTCCGGCATCATTATTGATACCAATAATTTCACGGCCAAGACAGGCGTGAGAACATTTGAAGCTGCTGCGTTTCTGCGCCGGTGCGGTGCGGATGTGACGCGCGTGCGCAAAATGTTCAGGGATGATGTGGGTTCCTACAGGGCGAAGGCTGAGGCAATCCGCCATGTGGAGACTTACCGGAACTATTTTGCCATTGCGGTCTGCCCGAGCCAGGGCGTGGACAGCCCTACCATCGTGGCGTCTCAGGCAGCCAATGAGCTTTTGAATATCAGCAGTGTGCGGGCATCTTTTGTGCTCACAGACTATAATCACACGATCTATATCAGCGCCCGGGCCATTGATGAGGTGAATGTACAGCTTATCATGGAACGCATGGGCGGCGGCGGCCACATCAATATGGCCGGAGCACAGCTTAAAGATGAAGAGATGGAAATCGCTGTCATCAAACTGAAAGAGACCATTGACCAGATGGTTAAGGAAGGAGACATAGAGATATGA
- the rplI gene encoding 50S ribosomal protein L9 has product MKVILVEDVKSLGKKGDIVNVSDGYARNMLFPKKLGLEATSKNINDLKLQRAHEDKVAKEQFDAAQAFKAELETKEVTVSIKVGENGRTFGSISSKELAEAAKEQLGYDIDKKKMQLSSPIKELGTTKVPIRLHPKVTAELKVIVKEA; this is encoded by the coding sequence ATGAAAGTAATTTTAGTAGAAGATGTAAAATCCCTGGGAAAAAAGGGTGACATTGTAAATGTAAGTGATGGATATGCCAGAAATATGCTGTTTCCCAAAAAGTTGGGACTGGAGGCCACTTCCAAAAATATCAACGATCTGAAGCTCCAGAGAGCACATGAGGATAAGGTGGCAAAGGAGCAGTTTGACGCGGCACAGGCTTTCAAGGCGGAGCTGGAGACAAAAGAAGTGACAGTATCTATCAAAGTCGGTGAAAACGGCCGTACCTTCGGTTCCATTTCTTCAAAAGAGCTGGCAGAGGCAGCGAAGGAACAGCTGGGATATGACATTGACAAGAAGAAAATGCAGCTTTCCTCCCCTATCAAAGAACTGGGAACCACAAAAGTGCCCATTCGACTGCATCCGAAAGTGACAGCAGAGCTGAAAGTTATTGTGAAGGAGGCATAA
- a CDS encoding helix-turn-helix transcriptional regulator, protein MGIEGFTCNLKQYRQQKDMTQEQLANAVGVRRETIMRLEKAQYNPSLKLAIDISRAVGAPIEEIFIFDE, encoded by the coding sequence ATGGGGATAGAAGGTTTTACATGTAATCTGAAACAATACCGTCAGCAAAAAGATATGACTCAGGAACAACTGGCCAATGCTGTAGGCGTCCGCCGCGAAACCATTATGCGTCTGGAAAAAGCCCAGTATAACCCTTCTCTAAAACTGGCGATTGATATCTCAAGAGCCGTGGGGGCTCCTATAGAGGAAATTTTTATTTTTGATGAATAG
- the dnaB gene encoding replicative DNA helicase, with protein sequence MEEALIKRILPHSIEAEQSVIGSMIMNRDAIVTASEIITGDDFYQQQYGIVFEAMVELYNENKPVDLVTLQNRLKELDVPPEISSMEFVGELVAAVPTSVNVKYYAEIVSEKAMLRKLIKTTEEIANTCYLGNERTQEILEITEKKIFDLVQRKSSDEFVPIKDVVLNAIEKIEKASRTKGSVTGIPTGFIDLDYKMSGFQPSDLILVAARPSMGKTAFVLNIAQYMAFKSGVTTAIFSLEMSKEQLVNRLLSLESKVDSQSIRTGNLEDEDWAKLIEGANIIGSSNMIIDDTPGISISELRSKCRKYKLEQNLGVIFIDYLQLMSGSGRSESRQQEISDISRSLKALARELSVPVVALSQLSRAVEQRPDHRPMLSDLRESGAIEQDADVVMFIYRDDYYNKDSENKNIAEIIIAKQRNGPIGTVNLVWLPNYTKFVNMKK encoded by the coding sequence ATGGAAGAAGCACTCATAAAGAGAATCCTGCCCCACAGCATTGAGGCGGAGCAGTCGGTTATCGGTTCCATGATAATGAACAGAGATGCCATAGTAACCGCATCGGAGATCATTACAGGAGATGATTTTTACCAACAGCAGTACGGCATTGTCTTTGAGGCCATGGTGGAACTCTACAACGAGAACAAACCTGTGGATCTGGTGACACTGCAGAATAGGCTGAAAGAACTGGATGTACCGCCTGAGATTTCCAGTATGGAATTTGTGGGAGAATTGGTGGCAGCAGTGCCGACCTCTGTGAATGTAAAGTATTATGCGGAGATCGTGTCTGAAAAGGCAATGCTGCGAAAGCTGATCAAGACCACAGAGGAGATTGCCAACACTTGTTATCTGGGCAATGAGCGGACACAGGAAATTCTTGAGATCACAGAAAAAAAGATTTTTGATCTGGTTCAGAGAAAGAGCAGTGATGAATTTGTTCCTATAAAGGATGTGGTCCTCAATGCGATCGAGAAGATTGAGAAGGCATCCAGGACTAAGGGGAGTGTTACGGGTATCCCCACAGGATTTATTGATCTGGATTACAAGATGTCCGGTTTCCAGCCGTCGGATCTGATCCTGGTAGCTGCCAGGCCGTCTATGGGAAAAACGGCATTTGTACTGAATATTGCTCAGTATATGGCGTTTAAGAGCGGTGTTACCACCGCTATATTCAGTTTGGAGATGTCAAAGGAACAGTTGGTAAACCGTCTGTTGTCTCTTGAGTCAAAAGTGGATTCTCAGAGTATCCGTACAGGTAATCTGGAAGATGAGGACTGGGCAAAGTTGATCGAGGGTGCCAATATTATTGGATCCTCCAATATGATCATTGACGATACACCGGGTATTTCCATTTCGGAACTGAGGTCAAAGTGCAGGAAGTATAAACTGGAGCAGAATCTGGGAGTTATCTTTATCGACTACCTGCAGTTGATGTCAGGAAGCGGCAGAAGTGAATCACGTCAGCAGGAGATTTCCGATATATCCAGGTCGCTGAAAGCCCTAGCAAGGGAGTTGAGCGTGCCGGTGGTGGCACTGTCTCAGTTGAGCCGTGCTGTGGAACAGAGACCGGATCACAGGCCCATGCTTTCTGACCTTCGAGAGTCAGGGGCTATTGAGCAGGATGCCGACGTTGTTATGTTTATCTATAGAGATGATTATTATAATAAGGACTCTGAGAATAAGAATATTGCGGAGATCATTATTGCGAAACAGAGGAATGGTCCGATTGGGACGGTGAATCTGGTTTGGCTGCCTAATTATACGAAGTTTGTGAATATGAAGAAATAG
- a CDS encoding sensor histidine kinase, translating into MKTDKRKTGSFLALLIQNYVGFTLTILCILALISAVINKGFERRLDVPSVSALEANEGFLEEGSYDEFPCKKVLGPKGKFVILDENQKAVYKSSDEMEDSFTDTELHCIPEMTLWEYTETTTFTNQEGKMQILVKRYGQAPSLGSETYDETESFMILDEDYRVLTNTMDFPAERLGEKELKYMTDSVSKEYGYQKHVFKGEDGRKYTAVFKYKKLDDPSYRHIVSALERLWLLTIPLYVIVVALFVLKLNRKVKVPLTSLSRTITQYQQGEKPSNEYRGPNEFVEIGDDFVRLAGRLNESEARRLKADRDKQKMLADISHDLKTPITVIQGYAKAVCDGVIPEERREQYLKTIYLKSSALNELINTFYEYSKLEHPDFSPTLKRVNICEFAREYLASKYNEIALAGFELEVDIPEKPLYCNIDEQQFRRVFENIIANALRHNQEGTMLCFSIVAEGNSVKITIADNGKGIPPEIADVIFEPFTVGDESRNSRQGTGLGLAIAKKIVESHKGYISLSKHPENGMSTEFIIWMKIEETLSGS; encoded by the coding sequence TTGAAGACAGATAAAAGAAAAACAGGCAGCTTTCTGGCTCTCCTCATACAAAATTATGTGGGTTTTACACTGACCATACTCTGTATACTGGCATTGATATCTGCTGTTATCAACAAAGGATTTGAGAGACGGCTGGATGTGCCAAGCGTCAGCGCTCTGGAAGCGAATGAGGGTTTTTTGGAGGAGGGAAGCTATGACGAGTTTCCCTGCAAGAAAGTTCTGGGTCCGAAAGGAAAGTTTGTAATACTGGATGAAAATCAAAAGGCGGTATATAAAAGCAGTGACGAAATGGAGGACTCCTTTACCGACACAGAGCTGCACTGTATTCCGGAAATGACACTCTGGGAATACACAGAGACCACTACTTTTACCAACCAGGAGGGGAAGATGCAGATCCTGGTGAAACGCTACGGGCAGGCGCCGTCCCTGGGGAGTGAAACCTATGATGAGACGGAGAGTTTCATGATTTTAGATGAGGATTACAGAGTGCTCACAAATACCATGGATTTTCCCGCCGAGCGTCTTGGAGAGAAGGAGCTGAAGTATATGACAGATTCCGTCTCGAAGGAATACGGATACCAGAAACATGTATTTAAAGGGGAGGACGGCAGAAAATACACAGCAGTCTTCAAATATAAAAAGCTGGATGATCCCAGTTACCGTCACATAGTCTCTGCTCTGGAACGGCTCTGGCTGCTGACGATCCCGCTGTATGTCATTGTTGTGGCTCTCTTTGTGCTTAAGCTGAACCGAAAAGTAAAAGTTCCCCTGACCTCTTTAAGCCGTACTATCACCCAGTACCAGCAGGGAGAGAAGCCCAGCAATGAGTACAGAGGACCAAATGAGTTTGTGGAGATCGGTGACGATTTTGTCAGGCTTGCCGGCCGGCTCAACGAGAGCGAAGCGAGGCGCCTCAAGGCAGACAGGGACAAGCAGAAGATGCTGGCTGATATATCCCATGACTTAAAGACACCCATCACTGTGATCCAGGGATATGCAAAGGCAGTCTGTGACGGGGTGATACCTGAGGAGCGGCGGGAACAGTATCTCAAAACTATCTATCTGAAATCCTCTGCCCTCAATGAACTGATCAATACCTTTTATGAATACAGCAAGCTGGAGCATCCTGACTTTAGTCCCACGCTTAAAAGAGTGAATATCTGTGAATTTGCCAGGGAATATCTGGCATCTAAGTACAATGAGATCGCCCTGGCGGGGTTTGAGCTGGAAGTGGATATCCCCGAAAAACCTTTATACTGCAATATTGATGAACAGCAGTTTAGACGTGTTTTTGAAAATATAATTGCCAATGCCCTGAGACATAATCAGGAGGGAACCATGCTGTGCTTTTCTATAGTTGCCGAGGGGAACAGCGTTAAAATCACCATTGCAGACAACGGGAAAGGAATTCCGCCGGAGATCGCAGATGTCATCTTTGAGCCTTTCACTGTGGGAGATGAATCCCGCAACAGCAGGCAGGGAACCGGTCTGGGCCTTGCCATTGCCAAAAAGATCGTGGAATCCCACAAAGGGTACATCAGTCTTTCCAAACATCCGGAAAACGGGATGTCAACAGAATTTATTATATGGATGAAAATAGAGGAAACGCTGTCCGGATCGTGA
- a CDS encoding single-stranded DNA-binding protein encodes MNKVILMGRLTRDPEVRYSAGENSMAIARYTIAVDRRFKRDGEATADFIGCVAFGRQAEFAEKYFRQGIKIAVSGRIQTGSYVNKDGVKVYTTDVVVEDQEFAESKAVSDSHVGQAGGQGMHGMGMPSPTPGAASSADGFMNIPDGIDEELPFN; translated from the coding sequence ATGAACAAAGTAATTTTAATGGGTCGTTTAACCAGAGATCCTGAGGTGAGATATTCCGCAGGAGAAAACTCTATGGCAATTGCCAGATATACAATAGCCGTTGACCGCCGTTTCAAGAGAGACGGGGAAGCTACAGCAGACTTTATCGGATGCGTTGCTTTTGGAAGACAGGCTGAATTTGCAGAAAAATATTTTCGTCAGGGTATCAAGATCGCTGTCAGCGGCAGGATCCAGACAGGCAGCTATGTGAACAAAGACGGCGTAAAAGTCTATACCACAGATGTTGTGGTTGAGGATCAGGAATTCGCCGAGAGCAAAGCAGTCAGCGACAGCCATGTGGGACAGGCTGGCGGACAGGGAATGCATGGCATGGGAATGCCTTCACCGACACCTGGTGCAGCATCCTCTGCAGATGGATTTATGAATATTCCGGACGGAATTGACGAAGAATTACCGTTCAACTGA
- a CDS encoding DUF951 domain-containing protein yields MGYNYEVGDIVKLKKQHPCGSQEWEILRVGADFRLKCTGCGHQIMLARRIVEKNTKDLKKKA; encoded by the coding sequence ATGGGATACAATTATGAAGTTGGAGACATTGTAAAATTAAAGAAGCAGCACCCCTGCGGCAGTCAGGAATGGGAAATCCTCCGGGTGGGCGCTGATTTTCGATTAAAATGCACAGGATGCGGACATCAGATCATGCTGGCGAGGAGAATCGTGGAGAAAAATACCAAAGATTTGAAAAAAAAGGCTTGA
- a CDS encoding type IV pilus twitching motility protein PilT, producing the protein MDALKFLTETTNIGASDLFIVAGLPLSYKKNGSLVTMGEDKIMPAQSESMIREIYQLAGSRDISHFLATGDDDFSFAVRGLSRYRVSTYKQRGSMAAVIRVITFQLPNPADLGISDSIIDLGNFNKGLVLVTGPAGSGKSTTLACIIDAINKTQEKHIITLEDPLEFLHSHKKSIVSQREINTDTESYIMALRASLRQSPDVILLGEMRDYETMAVAMTAAETGHLVLSTLHTLGAANTIDRIIDVFPPNQQRQIAVQLSSVLRAVVSQQLVPDVNESLIPAFEIMKTTPAIKNMIRENKVHQIDGLIYSSAGGDMVSMDASLQRLVKEGRITRHEALGHASNPEMLGKRI; encoded by the coding sequence ATGGATGCACTTAAATTTTTAACAGAAACTACCAACATTGGTGCGTCAGACCTATTTATCGTTGCAGGTCTGCCCCTCTCGTACAAAAAAAACGGCTCCCTTGTCACTATGGGAGAAGATAAGATCATGCCCGCACAGTCAGAATCCATGATACGTGAAATCTACCAGTTGGCGGGCAGCAGGGACATCTCCCATTTTCTGGCGACAGGAGATGACGACTTTTCCTTTGCCGTAAGGGGACTTTCCCGTTACCGGGTGAGCACCTATAAACAGCGTGGTTCCATGGCTGCAGTTATCCGCGTCATCACCTTCCAGCTTCCCAATCCTGCAGATTTGGGGATTTCGGATTCTATTATTGACCTTGGGAATTTTAACAAAGGGCTTGTACTTGTGACAGGTCCCGCGGGAAGCGGGAAATCCACCACGCTGGCATGTATCATTGATGCCATAAACAAGACACAGGAAAAGCATATTATCACACTGGAAGATCCTCTGGAATTTCTGCACAGCCATAAGAAAAGTATTGTGAGCCAGCGTGAGATCAACACAGATACGGAAAGTTATATTATGGCTCTGAGAGCATCTCTGAGGCAGAGTCCTGATGTGATCCTTTTAGGGGAAATGAGGGACTATGAAACTATGGCAGTGGCTATGACAGCCGCCGAGACAGGCCACCTGGTACTGTCAACCCTGCATACCTTGGGAGCAGCCAACACCATAGACCGTATCATTGATGTCTTCCCCCCGAATCAGCAGCGGCAGATTGCAGTACAGCTCTCCTCCGTGCTGCGGGCCGTGGTGTCACAGCAACTGGTGCCTGATGTGAATGAGTCGCTGATCCCTGCATTTGAGATCATGAAGACAACACCGGCGATCAAAAATATGATCCGTGAGAATAAGGTACATCAGATCGACGGGCTTATATATTCTTCAGCCGGGGGAGATATGGTTTCCATGGATGCGAGTCTGCAGCGGTTGGTAAAGGAGGGACGGATTACCAGGCATGAGGCGTTGGGGCATGCTTCTAATCCGGAGATGTTGGGGAAGAGGATATGA
- the rpsF gene encoding 30S ribosomal protein S6, with protein MNKYELALVVNAKIEDEARAAVVEKAKGYITRYNGVISEVEEWGKKRLAYEIQKMREGYYYFIQFESDAACPAEVERHVRIMDNVLRYLVVRKDA; from the coding sequence ATGAACAAATATGAATTGGCATTAGTCGTTAATGCGAAGATTGAAGATGAAGCTCGTGCAGCAGTTGTGGAAAAAGCGAAAGGCTACATCACCCGTTACAACGGAGTAATTTCCGAAGTAGAAGAGTGGGGCAAAAAAAGATTAGCTTACGAAATCCAGAAAATGCGCGAAGGATACTACTACTTCATCCAGTTTGAATCTGATGCAGCTTGCCCTGCAGAAGTAGAACGCCACGTTCGCATCATGGACAATGTATTAAGATATTTAGTTGTTAGGAAAGACGCTTAA